The following proteins are encoded in a genomic region of Spirosoma sp. SC4-14:
- a CDS encoding response regulator, translated as MKTPVRILIVEDESLAVMAIKESLERTSYKICGEAADHDSAIALMKTESPDLVLLDIGLKGKPDGVTTAQSLKKIKPVLIFYITGRMEDETYERAKKTNPIGFLYKPFRPWDLVRQIDLALHNYHEGNPSENRLKSYDDDEQKTDLISTSDYLYLPDRTARFRIYIKNIIYLEADKGYTELFLTSEELDRLKRKIRRVVVAKGLSNILDYLPNTFYKLSRSVAINMDHLDRIETSYLVLGSYEVALPEGTRQPLLERLNAIRSRKRT; from the coding sequence AAGTCTTGAACGGACCAGTTATAAAATCTGTGGAGAGGCTGCTGATCATGACTCCGCGATTGCCTTGATGAAGACAGAGTCGCCGGATTTAGTCCTCCTCGATATTGGCCTTAAGGGTAAACCCGATGGGGTTACAACAGCACAGAGTTTGAAAAAAATCAAACCGGTTCTGATCTTTTATATAACGGGCCGTATGGAAGATGAGACCTATGAAAGAGCTAAAAAAACAAACCCTATAGGATTTCTTTATAAGCCATTCCGGCCTTGGGACCTTGTCAGGCAGATCGACTTAGCCCTGCATAATTATCACGAAGGCAACCCTTCAGAAAACAGGCTCAAGTCTTATGATGATGACGAGCAAAAAACAGACTTGATCAGTACGTCCGATTATCTTTATCTACCGGATAGGACCGCTAGGTTCCGTATTTATATAAAGAATATAATCTATTTAGAGGCTGATAAGGGGTATACTGAATTATTCCTAACGTCAGAGGAATTAGACCGATTAAAGCGTAAGATAAGGCGTGTGGTTGTTGCGAAGGGCTTGAGCAATATACTCGATTATTTGCCAAATACGTTCTACAAATTATCGCGTTCGGTTGCCATTAATATGGATCATTTGGATCGGATCGAAACCAGTTACCTCGTTCTGGGTAGCTATGAAGTTGCATTACCGGAAGGAACTCGCCAGCCACTTTTAGAGCGTCTCAATGCAATTCGTTCGCGGAAACGGACTTGA